One Rubripirellula amarantea DNA segment encodes these proteins:
- a CDS encoding nucleoside hydrolase: MTVLGVLVSHDAISGEVKKPRVVLDCDTANEIDDLFAIARMMKQDELNVVGLSSAQWFHYLGNPKSVEASQRDNEDLLQVMNVTGLPMPQGSSEPFGKPWGGEQPKDSPAAQFIISQAKKTPDGEKLIVICTGASTNLASAIKLAPEIAPKIKAYVLGFAYDFEMGVWNKSEFNVRRDLNAADYLLNHLELELHVMPLEVSGQLKFDRDDTFSRHEAMGELGKYLTQKWKSKFEGSETWVMWDVALVEALIHPHLASEKQVTTPPENRKRMVWMYDSIQVDSMKDDYWQAVTSNR; this comes from the coding sequence TTGACTGTTCTTGGCGTACTTGTTTCTCATGACGCAATATCTGGTGAGGTCAAAAAGCCGAGGGTTGTTTTGGATTGTGATACGGCGAATGAAATCGACGATTTGTTTGCCATTGCGAGGATGATGAAGCAAGACGAATTGAATGTTGTTGGGCTTAGTTCGGCTCAGTGGTTTCACTACCTGGGGAATCCGAAATCAGTCGAGGCGAGTCAGCGTGATAACGAGGACTTGCTGCAAGTAATGAATGTTACCGGTTTGCCGATGCCACAAGGGTCGTCTGAGCCATTTGGTAAGCCTTGGGGTGGCGAGCAACCTAAGGATTCCCCGGCTGCGCAGTTCATCATCTCGCAAGCTAAGAAGACTCCGGATGGCGAGAAGTTGATCGTTATATGCACCGGAGCATCCACGAACCTCGCGTCGGCAATCAAACTCGCGCCTGAAATTGCACCCAAGATTAAAGCGTACGTTCTTGGGTTTGCGTATGATTTCGAAATGGGTGTTTGGAACAAATCCGAATTTAATGTCAGACGCGATTTAAATGCCGCTGACTACTTGCTCAATCATCTCGAGCTTGAACTTCACGTGATGCCGTTGGAAGTAAGCGGTCAGTTGAAGTTTGATCGGGATGACACGTTTTCGCGGCACGAGGCGATGGGTGAACTAGGGAAATACTTGACGCAGAAATGGAAATCCAAGTTTGAGGGCAGCGAGACGTGGGTTATGTGGGACGTCGCATTGGTCGAAGCGCTAATCCATCCTCACTTGGCATCCGAAAAGCAGGTCACGACGCCGCCGGAAAATCGAAAGCGAATGGTTTGGATGTACGACTCCATACAGGTTGATTCGATGAAGGACGACTATTGGCAAGCAGTCACGTCGAACCGTTAA
- a CDS encoding YeiH family protein encodes MPDANSSPSEPVSQNQISRKNISDDWLAIICATFILIGSLACVVVSTTSAASETGEVAVTAVNPLAQWIGKPAKWSSSPLGAFSKTDDSGALSWGPLWATLGSFALLSGLLSLAIRFRDGRGSGVRFLRGFAGVFLLATFSYALAEQSVVKAYNLEYALWALMVGLIISNTIGTPSWLRPAVLTEFFIKTGLVLLGAEVLMSRLLALGLPGICVAWIVTPIVLISTYIFGQKVLKIESRSLNMVISADMSVCGVSAAIAAAAACKAKKEELSLAIGMSLSFTVVMMVVMPLVIKAIGLDDVVAGAWMGGTIDSTGAVAAAGATLGDRALEVAATVKMIQNILIGVSAFGIASYWVAYVEKDAEGTRPGISEVWKRFPRFVLGFVAASIIFSLLHSFMEGGPEIVGSMIKGSTKTLRGWLFCLAFVSIGLETKFSELIPYFRGGKPLLLYLAGQSLNLILTLLMAYLMFGILFRDFIAQ; translated from the coding sequence GTGCCAGACGCCAATAGCAGCCCGTCGGAACCGGTTAGTCAGAACCAGATCAGCCGGAAGAATATTTCTGATGATTGGCTCGCGATCATCTGCGCAACATTCATTTTGATCGGTTCACTGGCTTGTGTCGTGGTCAGCACGACCAGCGCGGCATCTGAAACTGGTGAAGTGGCCGTTACCGCGGTCAATCCTCTGGCCCAATGGATTGGCAAGCCTGCGAAGTGGTCCAGTTCACCGCTTGGCGCCTTCTCAAAGACCGACGATTCAGGAGCATTGAGCTGGGGACCACTTTGGGCAACCCTAGGTTCATTTGCGTTACTTTCCGGGTTGCTGTCGTTGGCAATACGTTTTCGTGACGGGCGCGGCAGCGGTGTAAGGTTTCTGCGAGGCTTCGCCGGTGTCTTCCTGTTGGCGACGTTCAGTTATGCATTGGCCGAGCAAAGTGTGGTTAAGGCCTACAACTTAGAATATGCGTTATGGGCATTGATGGTCGGATTAATCATCTCCAACACGATCGGGACGCCGTCTTGGTTACGACCTGCTGTCCTCACCGAGTTTTTCATCAAAACTGGTTTGGTCTTGTTAGGTGCCGAGGTGTTGATGTCTCGTCTGTTGGCGTTGGGATTGCCGGGCATCTGTGTCGCCTGGATCGTAACACCCATCGTTCTCATTAGCACTTATATCTTTGGTCAGAAGGTTCTAAAGATTGAATCCCGATCATTGAACATGGTGATTTCGGCCGACATGTCAGTGTGTGGTGTATCAGCCGCAATTGCGGCGGCGGCGGCTTGCAAAGCGAAAAAAGAAGAGTTGTCGCTCGCGATCGGAATGTCACTTTCCTTCACAGTGGTGATGATGGTGGTCATGCCGTTGGTCATCAAAGCGATCGGTTTAGACGATGTGGTGGCGGGTGCGTGGATGGGAGGCACCATTGATTCAACAGGAGCCGTAGCGGCCGCCGGTGCTACGCTAGGCGATCGTGCACTCGAAGTCGCCGCCACGGTAAAGATGATTCAAAACATTCTGATCGGTGTGTCGGCGTTTGGGATCGCCAGCTATTGGGTCGCCTATGTTGAAAAGGATGCGGAAGGAACACGACCGGGGATATCAGAGGTTTGGAAGCGATTCCCTCGGTTCGTGCTCGGATTCGTTGCTGCTTCGATCATCTTTTCTCTGCTTCACTCGTTCATGGAAGGTGGCCCCGAAATTGTTGGAAGTATGATTAAGGGATCGACCAAGACGTTGCGAGGTTGGCTGTTCTGCTTGGCGTTTGTGAGTATTGGTTTGGAAACCAAATTCTCTGAACTGATTCCTTACTTCCGAGGAGGCAAGCCTCTGTTGCTTTATCTAGCTGGCCAGTCGCTGAACCTGATTTTGACATTGCTGATGGCTTACTTGATGTTTGGCATTCTGTTTCGAGATTTCATTGCGCAATAA
- a CDS encoding universal stress protein yields the protein MRVILANDASPHSHAAADYLLAIPFRKPIDVEIVAAVAPPMVLDTGMAGMPVDLGLFISEERDAVQERVDAAADELRTDAHQKLLHSVNTHVPIGPASSELLRVADDTDADLIVLGAVGHSALDRVLLGSISDYVATHSDVSTLVVRPNRRSEIPPGLEKIMIALSGGPEDQRMVDWLRQLNLRPSVEVHLVRILILETLYRQDIRQKASEFWQSFSNDAQQQILDFETQLQSMGLNTETHLVESSHAGEALIEYAENHGCDLIMTGDSDSGLLTRVFMGSTSRYVLRHAQCSVLTVRDKNDRAKAKQEAAEQTQRSGAAH from the coding sequence ATGAGAGTTATTCTTGCCAACGACGCTTCCCCTCACTCTCATGCCGCTGCAGACTACTTGCTTGCGATTCCATTTCGCAAACCGATTGATGTAGAAATCGTCGCAGCAGTGGCTCCACCGATGGTCCTGGATACGGGAATGGCCGGGATGCCCGTCGATCTCGGATTGTTCATCAGTGAAGAACGAGATGCCGTTCAGGAACGCGTCGATGCCGCCGCCGACGAACTTCGTACAGACGCTCATCAGAAGCTGTTGCATTCGGTAAATACACACGTGCCGATCGGACCGGCGTCAAGCGAACTGTTGCGTGTGGCGGACGATACCGACGCTGACTTGATTGTGCTGGGGGCGGTAGGACATTCGGCTCTTGACCGAGTTCTGTTGGGTAGCATCTCTGATTACGTGGCCACTCATAGCGACGTATCGACGCTGGTGGTCCGTCCCAATCGGCGTTCCGAAATTCCGCCGGGACTTGAAAAGATCATGATCGCCTTATCCGGCGGCCCCGAAGACCAACGGATGGTGGACTGGTTGCGTCAACTAAACTTAAGACCGAGCGTCGAAGTTCACTTGGTGCGAATCTTGATTCTTGAAACGCTTTACCGCCAAGACATCCGTCAAAAAGCCTCGGAATTCTGGCAGTCGTTCTCGAACGATGCACAGCAGCAGATCCTTGACTTTGAGACTCAGTTACAATCGATGGGTCTGAACACCGAAACACATCTCGTCGAAAGTAGTCATGCGGGCGAAGCATTGATCGAATACGCCGAAAACCATGGTTGCGACTTGATCATGACGGGCGATAGCGACAGTGGTTTGCTGACGCGTGTGTTCATGGGCAGCACGTCACGTTATGTGCTGCGTCATGCTCAATGCAGTGTGCTGACCGTTCGAGACAAGAATGACCGCGCCAAAGCGAAGCAGGAAGCGGCGGAGCAGACACAACGAAGTGGTGCGGCTCACTAA
- a CDS encoding methyltransferase family protein encodes MFHSLLIAGQFVCAAVLVLSASWWPIPWLVIVLSLPGILLAVWAWLTMGLLRLRIHPSINDNTRLLVNGPYALVRHPMYTGLLWFGAATLGSGFAWWRLAVWGVLAVILVMKANEEEQSILQRFPQYRDYQEKTGQLVPRLDRV; translated from the coding sequence ATGTTCCATTCACTGCTGATCGCCGGTCAATTTGTTTGCGCCGCCGTTCTAGTTCTATCGGCGAGTTGGTGGCCGATACCTTGGCTTGTCATCGTACTTTCACTTCCCGGAATATTACTGGCAGTTTGGGCTTGGCTTACAATGGGCTTACTTCGACTGCGAATCCATCCGTCCATTAACGACAACACACGACTGCTCGTGAACGGTCCTTATGCACTCGTTCGCCATCCCATGTACACAGGCCTGCTTTGGTTTGGGGCAGCAACGCTTGGCAGTGGATTTGCTTGGTGGCGACTTGCCGTATGGGGCGTATTAGCCGTCATACTGGTCATGAAGGCAAACGAAGAAGAACAGTCGATACTGCAGCGTTTTCCGCAATACCGCGACTACCAAGAGAAGACCGGACAACTCGTTCCGCGACTGGATCGCGTTTAA
- a CDS encoding CHAD domain-containing protein → MKTCAPTDLSASQSLGKRLSDVQQFLPLAAKHADEDCEYVHQLRVATREAIAGLDLYEDRLPSQLVKWLRRELKRIRSAAGEARDLDVMLAYYENCKTSRLKKLKRCLKKQRAQAQGPLKKIQKRLSSDRRLSNRIVACVVALDLASADEVSAMVESHVAEAARSLAAVIQARKIDHDSLHMLRKRAKHLRYCIELQQESIPNDSLRKLYSATCSIQKSIGLIHDRVVVSQYLLKLRRKVCSKRFESCLKKLRRKEKCLAKRERKKFLRWFNGDRQESICMLTESLDAPKGIPANTTF, encoded by the coding sequence ATGAAAACTTGTGCTCCGACTGATTTGTCTGCATCCCAGTCATTGGGGAAACGATTAAGCGATGTGCAACAATTTCTGCCATTGGCGGCTAAGCACGCCGACGAAGATTGTGAATACGTGCACCAATTACGCGTTGCCACCAGAGAGGCGATTGCGGGATTGGACTTGTATGAAGATCGCCTACCATCCCAACTGGTGAAGTGGTTGCGGAGAGAGCTGAAGCGAATCCGATCGGCTGCCGGCGAGGCTCGCGACTTGGACGTCATGCTGGCCTACTATGAGAACTGCAAAACTAGTCGTCTGAAAAAGCTCAAGCGATGCCTCAAGAAGCAACGAGCCCAGGCTCAAGGTCCACTGAAGAAGATACAGAAGCGATTGTCGTCCGATAGGAGGCTTAGCAATCGGATTGTTGCATGCGTTGTCGCACTAGATTTGGCTTCTGCCGACGAAGTCTCGGCAATGGTAGAAAGTCACGTTGCCGAGGCAGCTAGGTCGCTCGCGGCGGTGATCCAGGCCCGGAAGATCGACCATGATTCATTGCACATGCTTCGTAAGAGAGCGAAGCATCTCCGCTACTGTATCGAACTACAGCAAGAGTCTATTCCGAACGATTCGTTGCGAAAGCTCTACTCCGCAACGTGCTCCATTCAGAAGTCCATTGGCCTGATTCACGACCGCGTTGTTGTTTCGCAATACTTGCTGAAACTACGAAGGAAAGTATGCTCAAAGCGATTTGAATCATGCCTGAAAAAGTTGCGTAGAAAAGAAAAGTGTCTGGCAAAGCGAGAGCGAAAAAAATTTCTCCGTTGGTTCAATGGAGACCGACAGGAAAGCATCTGCATGCTCACGGAGAGTCTAGATGCCCCCAAGGGCATTCCTGCCAATACAACCTTTTAA
- a CDS encoding dihydroorotate dehydrogenase-like protein → MTTSLLTNFGGLSLQSPLIVGACPMTLSEQSRLAMQNAGVGAIVLPSLFEEQVIGWSIASGRTITQREKEIYARANRTEHNWAVQDAESYLSLVNRASALQTVPIIASLNGFTAGGWMDFAGELEEAGASAIELNVPHSHARDYDNSVEIETIIRDAVREINAAITIPLFVKLGRNFTSVPHIARQLLSGAQGLVLHGRAPALDISLETLNLTRQWKLTNSGVQSESLDALMQVHSYCPAMPLAASGGIGHADDLVKALLAGADVGMVTSAVYREGPDVIRTLLEGLVEFMERRQMKTLRDLQMQRPLEFNSDEERAAYIAALTEHLETSEKQALISQARNES, encoded by the coding sequence ATGACAACCTCTCTGCTGACCAATTTTGGTGGCCTCTCGCTTCAATCTCCTTTAATCGTCGGTGCGTGCCCGATGACGCTAAGCGAGCAATCTCGACTGGCGATGCAAAATGCCGGCGTTGGCGCAATCGTGTTGCCTTCTCTATTCGAAGAGCAAGTCATCGGATGGAGCATCGCTTCGGGACGCACGATTACCCAACGAGAGAAAGAAATCTACGCGCGAGCCAACCGGACCGAACACAATTGGGCGGTCCAAGATGCGGAATCGTACTTGTCGCTTGTCAATCGAGCGAGTGCGTTGCAGACAGTTCCCATCATTGCCAGTTTGAATGGATTTACGGCTGGCGGCTGGATGGATTTCGCGGGTGAACTCGAAGAGGCCGGGGCGTCGGCCATCGAACTCAATGTGCCTCATTCGCATGCCCGCGATTACGACAATTCAGTAGAAATTGAAACGATCATTCGCGATGCGGTGCGCGAAATCAACGCGGCAATTACGATTCCGTTGTTTGTCAAACTTGGCCGCAACTTTACCAGCGTCCCTCACATTGCACGCCAATTGCTTTCTGGTGCGCAGGGACTTGTTCTCCATGGTCGCGCCCCAGCACTTGATATCAGTCTTGAAACGCTAAATCTAACTAGGCAATGGAAGCTGACCAATAGCGGTGTTCAAAGTGAGTCGCTTGATGCGCTGATGCAAGTCCACAGCTATTGTCCAGCAATGCCGTTGGCGGCTAGTGGTGGCATTGGTCATGCTGACGATCTAGTGAAAGCTCTACTAGCGGGAGCCGATGTCGGTATGGTCACGTCGGCTGTTTACCGCGAAGGACCTGATGTGATTCGAACCTTGTTGGAAGGGTTGGTGGAGTTCATGGAGCGTCGCCAAATGAAAACGCTTCGCGACTTGCAAATGCAACGTCCGCTAGAATTCAACAGTGATGAAGAGCGTGCTGCCTACATCGCCGCGTTGACAGAACATCTTGAGACGTCGGAAAAGCAAGCTCTGATTTCGCAAGCACGCAATGAAAGCTAA
- a CDS encoding bifunctional aminoglycoside phosphotransferase/ATP-binding protein, with amino-acid sequence MTVSTENSVSMEQLIEGLTRDAAYPHPTAGEVEVHETHISVVFLAGDFAYKIKKPLRTDFLDYSTLELRKQFCEKELALDSRYASDLYLGVESIGWERGQLCLGTSAPPVEYAVKMRRFAKGSLLSERIETGELTTSDLKQLAKTIAYFHCGATKCEASFASGWTDYLVKNFHQIATQLKDNTDSQTASTLAELHDWSDDYFKQHLQVFGSRVADGFIRECHGDLHSENIVFWDGRLVPFDGIEFNERLRWIDVLSDVGFLQMDLAARGHQDLSHTVINTYLEETGDYQSLVILRWFLVYRSLVRSWVATMRSKQSGLSSSERHASIADARQHISLAQKFTMDSRPQLWITHGVSGSGKTTLSESVVQKHSAFRLRSDLERKRLFGLSETQRPSEQLQAEMYSDTADERTYERLASLAKDIVRAGYSVIVDATFLRRNDRQRFLKLASQEHVPFAILDCRADPQTLRDRIANRMALNNDASDADLRVLEDQLVSRQPLSGNELDYLADVPDAIKIADHL; translated from the coding sequence ATGACTGTATCAACTGAGAACTCCGTGAGCATGGAGCAATTGATCGAGGGACTCACCCGGGACGCCGCCTATCCGCACCCGACGGCGGGCGAAGTCGAAGTACACGAAACGCATATTTCAGTGGTGTTTCTTGCCGGGGATTTTGCCTACAAGATCAAGAAGCCGCTTCGAACCGATTTTTTGGATTACAGCACCCTCGAACTGCGAAAGCAGTTTTGCGAAAAGGAATTGGCGCTGGATAGCCGATACGCAAGCGATCTGTACCTAGGCGTTGAATCCATCGGTTGGGAACGTGGGCAGTTGTGTTTGGGGACTTCTGCGCCGCCTGTTGAATACGCAGTGAAAATGAGAAGGTTTGCTAAAGGGTCGTTGCTTAGCGAACGCATTGAGACCGGGGAATTGACGACATCGGATCTGAAACAATTAGCGAAGACGATCGCTTACTTTCATTGCGGTGCAACGAAGTGTGAAGCGAGCTTTGCATCCGGATGGACGGATTATCTGGTCAAAAATTTTCATCAGATCGCAACTCAACTCAAGGACAACACAGATTCCCAAACGGCATCCACTCTAGCGGAATTGCATGATTGGTCGGATGACTACTTCAAGCAGCATCTGCAGGTGTTCGGCAGTCGTGTTGCCGATGGTTTTATTCGCGAATGCCATGGCGATCTGCATTCCGAGAACATTGTTTTTTGGGACGGACGACTCGTTCCGTTCGATGGCATCGAGTTCAACGAACGTTTGCGGTGGATCGACGTTCTCAGCGATGTGGGGTTCTTACAAATGGACCTTGCCGCCCGAGGACACCAAGATTTGTCGCATACCGTCATCAATACTTACCTGGAAGAAACGGGCGATTATCAGTCGCTAGTCATTCTTCGTTGGTTTCTAGTTTATCGCTCCTTAGTGCGATCTTGGGTTGCAACGATGCGATCTAAGCAGAGCGGACTGAGTTCCAGCGAACGTCACGCTTCGATTGCCGATGCTCGGCAGCACATCAGTTTGGCCCAAAAGTTCACGATGGACAGTCGCCCTCAGTTGTGGATCACGCATGGCGTAAGCGGTAGTGGCAAAACGACCCTCAGCGAATCGGTCGTGCAAAAGCACAGCGCATTCCGCTTGCGCAGCGATCTTGAACGCAAGCGGTTGTTTGGTCTCTCAGAAACCCAACGCCCTTCAGAGCAGTTGCAAGCTGAGATGTACAGTGACACGGCCGATGAACGCACCTATGAGCGACTTGCATCACTTGCGAAAGATATTGTTCGGGCTGGTTATAGCGTCATCGTTGACGCGACGTTCTTGCGTCGAAATGACCGTCAGCGTTTTCTTAAGCTGGCAAGTCAAGAACACGTTCCGTTTGCGATTTTAGATTGTCGAGCAGATCCTCAAACGCTTCGCGATCGCATTGCCAATCGCATGGCTTTGAATAACGACGCGTCCGATGCCGATCTTCGTGTTCTCGAGGATCAACTTGTTTCCCGCCAACCGCTCTCTGGAAACGAACTTGATTATCTCGCAGACGTGCCGGACGCGATCAAGATTGCCGATCACTTATGA
- a CDS encoding universal stress protein, giving the protein MRNFKHILVYAGTEQPEVAVTRAAQLALENNASLTLMDVVKPIPKALGLMTDVAKPDELEKLVAADRRRRLLDLASEISDTGLQLDVLVAIGDPATEITRQVVSDQYDLVVKTADGFSPAGRLFGSIAKSLLRLCPCPVWLLKPQIHGEFDRVLAAIDVDSLDAKHADLNRKILELAYSIAQRDQAELHVVGAWQIWMEDAVRRNAGDDAVELLRKEHEAKVNKAIDELLQAPYSKSDDVHLHLRQGTPASVIRSVADEIEADLMVMGTVCRTGVAGFLIGNTAETVISDVTCSLLALKPDGFVSPIQVANALLIEEDEPLPLL; this is encoded by the coding sequence ATGAGAAACTTTAAGCACATCCTAGTTTATGCGGGTACCGAGCAGCCGGAAGTTGCTGTCACACGTGCTGCTCAGTTAGCCCTCGAAAACAACGCATCACTGACATTGATGGACGTTGTCAAGCCAATCCCTAAGGCATTGGGTTTGATGACGGATGTTGCGAAACCGGACGAGCTTGAAAAACTCGTCGCAGCGGATCGCCGTCGCCGTTTACTAGATCTTGCCAGCGAGATATCTGACACTGGACTGCAGCTCGATGTGCTGGTTGCCATTGGCGATCCGGCGACGGAAATCACTCGTCAAGTTGTCAGTGACCAATACGATTTGGTGGTCAAAACAGCAGACGGATTCTCACCGGCTGGCAGGCTATTTGGCAGCATTGCCAAGTCTTTACTACGACTGTGCCCATGCCCAGTATGGTTGCTGAAACCGCAAATTCATGGTGAATTCGATCGCGTCCTGGCAGCCATCGACGTTGATTCTTTGGATGCGAAACATGCGGATTTGAACCGCAAAATCCTTGAACTCGCTTACTCAATTGCTCAGCGTGACCAAGCGGAATTGCACGTCGTGGGTGCATGGCAAATTTGGATGGAGGACGCCGTGCGTCGAAACGCCGGGGACGACGCTGTTGAGCTACTTCGCAAAGAGCATGAGGCGAAGGTCAACAAGGCAATCGATGAATTATTGCAAGCCCCGTATTCCAAGTCGGACGACGTTCATCTGCATCTGCGCCAGGGGACGCCTGCCTCAGTGATTCGAAGTGTTGCGGATGAGATTGAGGCGGACCTAATGGTGATGGGGACCGTCTGCCGAACTGGCGTTGCAGGGTTCTTAATCGGAAACACTGCCGAGACGGTGATCTCCGACGTGACATGCTCTCTGCTGGCCTTGAAACCGGATGGCTTTGTGTCACCCATCCAAGTTGCAAATGCATTGTTGATTGAAGAAGACGAACCCTTGCCTCTATTGTGA
- a CDS encoding universal stress protein has translation MKKVLLATDGSEPALQAARFVARLPHDGQLELIVVTAVFVSGREKTLLDSDWIAACLAQERKQADQAYKSVVEMFEGANVSLRQVVREGLPAETIVQVANEVRPDLVVIGATGHSAIARVLLGSTSDYIATHAPCSTLVVRPNQASTQNHPLQVTIGYDETGPAQAALEEFAEFRWGSSTKVDVVTVATTPALQALAGGKSEDDQRLTQHAVDDAAQQIREVAPNAIGRIVNGDHVGEGLVKFVESNRADLLIVGETPRTRLNRMLMGSMTRFVLRHAPCSVWITRNRMIEGVKKRTSKSTVASQ, from the coding sequence ATGAAAAAAGTACTGCTTGCCACCGACGGTTCTGAACCAGCCCTTCAGGCGGCTAGGTTTGTTGCAAGGCTTCCTCACGATGGGCAGTTAGAGCTAATCGTTGTGACGGCTGTTTTCGTGTCTGGTCGCGAGAAAACTTTACTCGACAGCGATTGGATTGCAGCGTGTTTAGCTCAGGAACGCAAACAGGCTGACCAAGCGTACAAGTCAGTTGTCGAAATGTTCGAGGGGGCCAACGTGAGTCTGAGGCAGGTCGTTCGTGAAGGACTGCCCGCTGAAACTATCGTACAGGTCGCCAATGAGGTTCGTCCTGATTTAGTGGTAATCGGAGCAACGGGACATTCGGCTATCGCTCGGGTGTTACTGGGAAGCACCAGTGACTACATCGCCACCCATGCACCCTGCAGCACGCTTGTGGTCCGTCCGAACCAAGCGTCAACGCAGAATCACCCATTGCAAGTCACGATTGGGTACGACGAAACGGGGCCAGCGCAAGCTGCATTGGAAGAGTTTGCGGAGTTTCGCTGGGGATCCAGCACTAAAGTTGACGTCGTTACTGTCGCCACCACACCGGCACTTCAGGCGCTAGCCGGCGGAAAGAGCGAGGACGACCAGCGTCTTACCCAGCATGCAGTCGATGATGCCGCGCAGCAGATTCGCGAGGTTGCTCCGAACGCTATCGGTCGAATTGTTAACGGTGATCACGTCGGGGAAGGATTAGTAAAGTTTGTCGAATCCAACCGGGCTGACTTGTTGATTGTCGGCGAAACGCCTCGGACCCGTTTGAACCGCATGCTTATGGGGAGCATGACTCGATTCGTTCTTCGCCATGCTCCGTGCAGTGTGTGGATCACTCGCAATCGAATGATCGAGGGCGTTAAGAAAAGAACATCAAAATCAACAGTAGCGTCGCAATAG
- a CDS encoding potassium channel family protein, whose amino-acid sequence MIKSKLKSPLQRIASGGVLLLVVFGVSVIGYRFLGNYGWLESVWMVVITISTVGYSESSSLSPILQVFTVMVILFGMSAAAYTFGGLIQLLLEGEIDRLIGLRRMTAEIANMKGHVIICGFGRMGQCLAEELKSQGRKAVILESNPDRLREADMLGYACLTGDATEESTLMSVGIDRASTLVAALSGDAENVFLTLTARNLNANLQIVARADQVSTEKKLHQAGANRVVMPTVVGSRQMARVITRPTTADLIELVSQREFADLELDELRISEHGKLAGLTVGATNAHRDHNLLMIAIQDATGALTFNPNAMHTFKTGEVVIVMGHTGDIKNFRAKYEEQLSEA is encoded by the coding sequence GTGATTAAAAGCAAGCTCAAGTCGCCGCTTCAACGCATCGCCAGCGGTGGAGTACTGTTGTTGGTGGTCTTTGGGGTTTCCGTCATCGGTTACCGATTCTTGGGCAACTATGGGTGGCTGGAATCGGTCTGGATGGTCGTCATCACGATCTCCACCGTGGGGTACAGCGAATCAAGTTCGCTTTCCCCAATACTGCAAGTGTTTACCGTCATGGTCATTCTGTTTGGCATGTCGGCAGCCGCCTATACCTTCGGCGGCTTGATTCAACTTCTCTTGGAGGGCGAGATTGATCGTCTGATCGGACTTCGACGTATGACTGCAGAAATTGCCAACATGAAGGGACACGTCATCATCTGCGGCTTCGGCCGAATGGGACAGTGCTTAGCTGAAGAGCTTAAATCGCAGGGCCGCAAAGCGGTTATTCTCGAAAGCAATCCGGATCGACTGCGTGAAGCTGACATGCTCGGGTACGCTTGCCTGACCGGCGATGCGACGGAGGAGTCAACGTTAATGTCCGTCGGGATCGATCGCGCCAGTACTTTGGTCGCGGCTTTGTCGGGTGATGCTGAAAACGTGTTTTTAACGTTGACGGCTCGAAACTTGAACGCCAATCTTCAAATCGTTGCCCGAGCTGACCAGGTAAGTACCGAAAAGAAACTGCACCAAGCCGGTGCGAATCGAGTCGTCATGCCCACGGTGGTCGGGTCGAGGCAGATGGCTCGTGTTATCACTCGTCCCACTACTGCAGACTTGATTGAATTGGTTTCGCAGCGTGAATTTGCGGATCTTGAACTTGATGAGCTGCGCATTAGCGAGCACGGGAAGCTTGCGGGACTAACCGTTGGAGCTACCAACGCGCACCGAGATCACAACCTGTTGATGATTGCGATTCAAGATGCTACGGGAGCATTAACGTTTAACCCGAATGCTATGCACACGTTCAAAACTGGCGAGGTTGTGATCGTGATGGGGCATACCGGCGATATCAAAAACTTTCGAGCCAAGTACGAAGAGCAGCTTTCTGAGGCTTAG